A window of Cyclopterus lumpus isolate fCycLum1 chromosome 14, fCycLum1.pri, whole genome shotgun sequence contains these coding sequences:
- the tmem88a gene encoding transmembrane protein 88a, translated as MSLSRNGTLEKTEQAHSEPGSPLRVGSGVVVPPPYSLGGSDAADTPLELRGSLDCWACSVLVTAQNMIIALINGGLASIIFGTILTPALAMIIFGFLCHSTVQPHGTSLYCSDMLDDAGCVALLVVGFLLLTPLLVLALAAYCRLARHLQLGMCFIPYSRAVYKNLPASRHRRADAGGCCGRQGTSEQEGKGSVWV; from the exons ATGAGTCTGTCGCGGAACGGGACGCTGGAGAAGACGGAGCAGGCCCATTCTGAGCCAGGCTCCCCCCTCAGAGTGGGCTCAGGGGTCGTGGTGCCGCCCCCGTACTCTCTGGGGGGCAGCGATGCTGCCGACACCCCTCTGGAGTTGAGGGGCTCTCTGGACTGCTGGGCGTGCTCTGTGCTGGTCACTGCACAGAATATGATCATAGCGCTGATCAATGGCGGGCTGGCCAGCATCATCTTTGGCACCATCCTCACCCCAGCTTTGGCCATGATCATATTTGGCTTCCTCTGCCACTCCACG GTGCAGCCCCATGGCACATCTCTGTACTGCTCAGACATGCTGGACGACGCCGGCTGCGTGGCTCTGCTGGTGGTGGGATTCCTGTTGCTCACCCCTCTGCTGGTCCTGGCACTCGCTGCCTACTGTCGCCTGGCCCGCCACCTCCAGCTGGGAATGTGTTTCATTCCCTACAGCCGCGCTGTCTACAAGAACCTTCCTGCCTCTCGCCACCGGAGGGCCGACGCAGGAGGATGCTGTGGCCGGCAGGGCACTTCAGAGCAGGAGGGGAAGGGCAGCGTATGGGtgtag